The following proteins are co-located in the Camelina sativa cultivar DH55 chromosome 12, Cs, whole genome shotgun sequence genome:
- the LOC104733642 gene encoding uncharacterized protein LOC104733642: MDIQDGVYFPHIHHHIMMPWNNLKKGDCCGRLEAISDGYYCKSCDFFVHKKCGESPRSIEHPCHSIHPLMLQSKPHNICDLCERSIENLCYHCEICDFDVDIYCVRYPPPLVVEFSGMHDHKPTLLKERTKFYCAATCGKTGHDSFAYKCHECDLAFHVACVWDSSELKLPLEVNHSHHPLHPLKLLTGRSPEYSDEKCRLCDIKIDDDSFYHCSSCNFTLDIRCVFHPLPQSVLEVKAHDHQLTLLPRLDSFTCNACGLKGDRSPYICVQCNFMIHQHCLALPRIININRHDHRVSRTSVVGVVNSTCGICRHKVDWIWGGYVCQRCPCYVVHSKCATRRDVWNGKELEGVPEEIEDIEPYVVIDDNTIQHFSHKEHYLRLHVNGLLCEENKRCSACTHPICLQSFYYGCIDCCFLLHQKCAELPRRKWHVLHNERLTLITSTTNFFGCRACNKPSNGFKYQYGEKTLDALCGSISEPFFHPSHPDHPLYHTGAKGRIQCNACNKLTYPALSCIEKGCGFSLGFDCATLPQVVKHRVDSHLLSLCYGDKVSGKCWCDICEKETDPNIWFYTCRDQQASLHIKCVIGDLSGLMPRSTIAVSGIPNEVIVNDSMSRPFCMNCKSRCMYPLILKRLGTPDAYAHHCSFHCMVATVLVILRDLGLDQDVSRLE; the protein is encoded by the coding sequence ATGGACATTCAAGATGGAGTGTATTTCCCACATATCCACCACCATATCATGATGCCTTGGAATAATCTGAAGAAAGGTGATTGTTGTGGACGCTTGGAAGCTATCAGTGATGGCTACTATTGCAAAAGCTGTGATTTCTTCGTCCACAAGAAATGCGGCGAGTCCCCTCGATCTATCGAACATCCATGCCACTCCATTCATCCTCTTATGCTTCAAAGCAAACCACATAATATATGTGATTTATGTGAAAGGAGTATTGAGAATCTATGCTACCACTGTGAGATCTGTGACTTCGACGTGGATATATACTGTGTTAGGTACCCACCACCATTAGTTGTTGAATTTTCTGGGATGCATGACCACAAGCCCACCCTTCTCAAGGAGCGGACCAAGTTTTACTGTGCTGCAACATGTGGGAAGACTGGTCATGATAGTTTCGCTTACAAGTGTCATGAATGTGATTTAGCCTTCCATGTGGCTTGCGTATGGGACTCATCCGAGTTGAAACTCCCATTAGAGGTAAACCACTCTCACCACCCCTTGCACCCTCTTAAGCTTCTCACGGGTCGATCACCGGAGTATTCTGATGAAAAGTGTCGTCTTTGCGATATTAAGATTGATGATGATTCTTTTTATCACTGTTCGTCGTGTAACTTCACTTTGGATATACGTTGTGTCTTTCATCCACTACCACAATCTGTTCTGGAGGTGAAAGCGCATGATCACCAACTCACCCTTCTCCCAAGACTCGATTCTTTTACATGTAACGCTTGCGGACTCAAGGGAGATCGAAGCCCTTACATATGTGTTCAATGCAATTTCATGATCCACCAACATTGTCTTGCCCTTCCACGCATCATAAACATCAATAGGCATGATCACCGTGTTTCTCGCACTTCTGTTGTTGGTGTTGTGAACTCTACATGTGGAATTTGTCGCCATAAAGTGGATTGGATTTGGGGAGGTTATGTTTGTCAGCGGTGTCCTTGTTATGTTGTTCATTCGAAATGTGCTACTAGAAGAGATGTGTGGAACGGGAAAGAACTCGAAGGAGTACCTGAGGAGATAGAAGACATAGAGCCATATGTGGTAATAGATGACAATACAATACAACATTTTAGCCACAAAGAGCATTACCTTAGACTCCACGTTAATGGTCTTCTCTGCGAGGAAAACAAGCGGTGCAGTGCTTGCACCCATCCCATTTGTCTTCAATCCTTTTATTATGGTTGTATCGACTGTTGTTTCCTTCTCCACCAGAAGTGTGCTGAACTTCCTAGAAGGAAATGGCATGTGCTACACAATGAACGACTTACTTTAATAACAAGCACGACCAATTTCTTTGGCTGTCGAGCTTGTAATAAACCATCCAATGGTTTCAAATATCAGTATGGGGAGAAGACGTTAGATGCTTTGTGCGGTTCAATTTCTGAGCCATTTTTCCATCCAAGTCATCCCGATCATCCTTTATATCACACTGGAGCAAAAGGAAGGATACAATGCAATGCTTGCAACAAGTTGACATATCCTGCGCTCTCTTGCATTGAAAAGGGTTGTGGATTTTCATTGGGCTTCGACTGCGCCACTTTACCACAAGTTGTAAAGCATAGAGTTGACAGTCATCTTCTCTCACTTTGCTATGGCGACAAGGTAAGTGGGAAATGTTGGTGTGACATTTGTGAGAAAGAAACCGATCCAAATATATGGTTTTACACTTGTAGAGATCAGCAAGCTAGTTTGCATATAAAGTGTGTGATAGGAGACTTGTCAGGGCTCATGCCAAGAAGCACAATAGCGGTTTCTGGCATACCAAATGAGGTTATCGTCAATGATAGTATGTCTCGCCCATTTTGCATGAATTGTAAGTCGCGTTGCATGTACCCTCTCATCTTGAAGAGGCTTGGAACACCAGATGCATATGCACATCATTGCTCCTTTCATTGCATGGTTGCTACCGTACTTGTAATTTTACGAGACTTAGGTCTAGATCAAGATGTCTCTCGATTGGAGTAA